A single genomic interval of Dromiciops gliroides isolate mDroGli1 chromosome 1, mDroGli1.pri, whole genome shotgun sequence harbors:
- the LOC122735967 gene encoding LOW QUALITY PROTEIN: dr1-associated corepressor-like (The sequence of the model RefSeq protein was modified relative to this genomic sequence to represent the inferred CDS: inserted 1 base in 1 codon), translating to MPTKKKIYNSRFPPAKIKKIMQTDDEIGRVATAVPVIISRVLELFLESLLKKAGQVTQSRNAKTLTTSHLKKSIELEQQFDFLEYLVAAVPDLQGDERNNHLEEEKGARRGWKPGSSRTKGSAGXKAEDKKQSGSDWELEDDSENTETDRKRCHRPQPNLAGPQTSSGAPLAPFLPFFSTWTLPPAAPSFTAVEEKEDYDS from the exons ATGCCGACCAAGAAGAAGATATACAACTCTCGCTTCCCGCCGGCCAAAATCAAGAAGATCATGCAGACAGACGACGAGATTGGCAGGGTGGCAACCGCGGTGCCGGTGATCATCTCCCGGGTATTAGAACTGTTTTTGGAATCGCTGCTCAAGAAAGCCGGTCAAGTGACCCAGTCTCGGAATGCCAAGACCCTGACCACCTCCCACCTGAAAAAGAGCATTGAATTGGAGCAGCAGTTTGATTTCTTGGAGTACCTGGTGGCCGCTGTGCCCGACCTGCAAGGAGATGAGCGAAACAATCacctggaagaagagaaaggagccCGAAGGGGCTGGAAGCCTGGGAGCAGCCGGACAAAGGGTAGTGCTG GGAAAGCGGAAGATAAGAAGCAGTCTGGGTCAGACTGGGAGCTGGAGGATGATTCTGAAAACACAGAAACAGATAGGAAGAGATGCCACAGGCCCCAACCTAACCTAGCCGGCCCACAGACCAGTTCCGGAGCCCCCTTggcccctttcctccctttcttctcgaCCTGGACTCTCCCCCCAGCAGCCCCCAGCTTCACAGCtgttgaagaaaaagaagattatgACTCATAG